AGCAAGGATGGTGACACCTGAACTAGGGATCAATTAATTATAAATCAGAAAGCTCTTGAAGTAGGAATACAAATACGTGAAGGAGGCAATTGTGAACAAAAGAAACATGAAGGACTCCTTAATAGAGAGGAATCTTATGAATATGGAAAAAACTTCAGTAATATCTCAAACTTTATCCAACAACCACAGATTCTTATTAAGGAGAAATCTCAAATGTGTAACATATGTGGAAAGCTGTTCAGGCGGAACTCATACCTTATTCAGCGCGAAAGAATTCACCTGCAAGAGAAACCTTACAAGTGTCacgaatgtggaaaagcctttggCCATAGTTCAAACCTTATTCAGCATCAAAGAATACACACTGAAGAGAAGCCCTACGAATGTAGCGAGTGTGGGAAAACCTTCCGTCGCAGCTCACACCTTATTCAACATCAGATCACTCACACAGGAGAGATGCCTTATATATGTAACGAATGCGGAAAAGCTTTTGGTCGGAACTCAAGTCTTATTCGCCATCAGAGAATCCACACAagggagaaaccctatgaatctagtgagtgtgggaaagcctttagccAGAGCTCTAATCTAATAGAACATCAGCGGGTTCACACCAGAGAGAGACCATACGAGTGCACTGATTGTGGGAAAACTTATAGCCGGAAGTCACACCTTATTGAACATCAAAGGGTCCATACAGGGGAGACTCCTTATAATTGTAATGAGTGTGGGAAATCTTTTAGTAGGAGTTCACTCCTTATTAAGCATTACAGAATTCACACCGGAGAGAGACCCTATGAATGTATTGAATGTGGGAAGGCGTTTAGTCAGAACTCTCACCTTATTCAGCATCAGAAAACTCACAGTGGAGTAAAACCCTACTAATGTAAAGAAGGTGGGAGGGCCTTCAAGTATACTTTATCTTACTGATCGCCTGAGAATTCATGAAGAGAGAAACCATGAGCCAAGTGAATATGGTAAAGCCTTTGGTCAGAGTTCAACTTGGATTGagcatcagagaattcacacCGGGGAGAAACCCCACGGATGAAGTGAGTGTGGGAAGGCCTTTAGCCTTAGCTCAACTCTGTTTAGGTCCCTGCAGATCCACACAGTGGACAAACCTCATGGGCCTGTTCAATACACAAAAACATTCAGATGGAGTTGACGCCTTGTTTGGCATCATCAAGTGCACTTTGAAGGTGAATTGTGAAGAGGGCAGAAGCCTTGTTTCAGAAACCCTTGTTATATGTTAGAGAATCTCCATGAAAGAGGTCTAATGCCTTCATGTATAAAGGTGATGACCAAAGTGAAATCTTTAGTGTTTAGTTGACATTGAAGATCTATATCAGAGGGAGATGTGGTTTACTTTCCAAATCTCCACATTCATCCTCTGGAAATGGAATTGCttgggtcaaagagaaaaaatcagGGATTCCTGGCTTCTACTCATAGATCAGAAAAAGCAGTAGGGTGACCTTTGAACCCAACAGCTTTCCTTCTGTCTCATCTGTCTGTTTTGTTGTAATTATAAATGGAAGTTGCTATTGGGTCACCTTGGACAATGTTTAACTTCTCAATGTCTTGCAGGCTCCTGTATATCTTGTTTTGTATGGCATAAATGCACTTAATAAATGGGCATATTtactaaaccaaaaaaaaagatatatatgtatgtatatatgtacacttTAGAGACAAAGCAAATATGGTAATATCTTAACAATTGTCCATCTAGATGGAGAGTACAGGGGTGTTCCATATACAATCCTTTAAACTTTTCtgcttgaaaattttcatattaaaaagccagggaaaggaaaaaaaaacaacaaaagaaaactaaagatggagaaaacaaaaacaataaaaacaaggaaaagaaaaaatattttttaaatgaaaaatttcagaTGAAAAATTCATTCTCATTCGAAACCATGCATTCTACTTGGCCTTCTGAAAAGCATACTGTAGCATTAATTGCCAGCATGTGCATATGTAAAACCCTAAAACTCCAAAGCTAAGGAAAACAAGAGCAGGGTAAAATCCAACTAACTTCTCAGGGGAGAGGCAGGCTGAGGAGCTCTGGTGGAAATGAAAGTTGTTGTCAGTATTCTGGTTTTGGGTAGTGTGAAGCCTTCATGGGTGTAACATGTtattcataaatgaataaataaaatgaaagacatgCATGGGCCAATGAGAGCTCGAAACTCAGGTAAAATCAAATACCTCCCAGTTTCCTGTTAACTTAGTTGCGCGAATAATGGAGACAAGCTGCTGTGTGAGAGGTTTTGGCCCTCTGGACACTGAAGCAAAATGAGCACGCTCGTTACAGAATGGTGTTCGGGTTTATTGGCTTATTCATTCAttacacaaatatttactgagggtCTATTATGTTCCAGATAGAGATAGAGACAGGTTCTTATAAAGTCCAAtactatgaagaaaaagaagcagtgTGCTAAGGGACTTGGGAACAGGGAATCTGATATTCTGGCTGAGGGGCCAGGAGCAGGGGCGAGTTCTCCTAGAAGGTTGGCTCTGGGCAGAGACGGGAATGAGAGCGTGAGCAGTCATGTgactgggggtggggaatggagtAGGGGTactaagtgtgcaatagcattatgtctaaaaacaCGATGtatatatcttaattaaaatgtgacacagagacacgaattgagcacatgctgttggaaaaatggtccAACAGAGGGTTGCAAAAACCAACCATCTCTGCGAAGTGCAATAAAACGAGGTATGCTAGTACGTGTTTATGGTTTACCCTTATGTTTAAGGGTCTCTATTTTGAAGTAAAAGGGACTTTTCGGAAGATGCACAAAAACGGCTATGTGTATCACCAGGGCTGACCTGGAAATGGTGTGTGAGTATTGGTGGAAAATTTGATTCATTCGTGAGATTACCCAAGACAAGATCACTTTACAGGAGATGAGGCTTCCAAAGTCCAAGCAAAGCAAGTCACACGTGATGCCACCAGCTGGGGCCTCTCCTGTCCAAGGAAATACACGTGCAGAGGGCATTACAGTTTCAACTGGACAGGTGTATTTCAGAAGCAAAGGCAGAAAGTgcaaaatcagagaaaaaagcaaagagaTGTCCTGCATTTTAAATTGCAGCATCCTGGGGGTACCACCGAAATCATGTGCCAGGATCCGCTAGAGTCTAACTCATCCACATCTTCCCCATGGAGAAAAATAAGAGACAAACTTACAGTGCAGGTGAAGTCTGTTGATGGTTTACAATCAAAAGAAAGGATGAGGCtagctttcctttttgtttcttaccCTTATGAGACCTGCTTCCCATTGGGAATCTTAGAAACCTGAAAACAAAGGCATCTCACATGGATCTTTGTGGAAGTATTAGAAGAGAACGAGCATGGCCTAAATTCTTCCAGAAGGTCTTTCCAGGAGCCACACCATGGACAGCCATGCACAAAAAGCCATGGGTGGGATGCTGGCAGAGGAGAACCTGGGTGAGGGCTCCCTACCCTGCGAGTGGTAAATCACCAATGCCCCTAATGAAGGGTGAATCACGTGCCTTGAGCTCCTAAAAGACCCTGTAATTTTCAGTTGACTAATGGAGGGGCGGGTGATGAGAACCAACATGTGAATCACCTTTCaagtatttaatttaattagacaaggaaaatgaGGCTTCTTTAACATTCCTCCTTGGTTTTAACTTCTGTCTGCAAAGCAGCCTCGCATAATTGGTAAAAGTGAAAAAGTGATTACGGAGACTTAAGCTTATTTATCACAGCCGCTGCACTTGTACAAAGTGAGTTTTCTGGTTCTAAACTCTCCACCCAAGCGGCCAAGGCCCAGGAGCATGGATTATAGCCCCTTCTAATAAGCTGCAGTAATAGGAcgggtggggcagggaggggaaaaTATAAACAGGCAACTGCAATTAGGGGTGCAGCTTGCTCTTTTGCTCTGGGTACCCCTCCTGGCTTATGGTAACATTAGAATCATACAGTACTAAGGATTGAGGAGCCCTTAGCTTGTCTCCTCTAACCCTCAGCAAATGATGAGCCTGGAATCACACCGCCAGTGAGTGGCAAAGCCAGATTTTTAACCCCAGGCCTTGTGATATTCAAGCCACTCATCCGTTTTGGGTTTAGCAAGCTAATCAGAAAGAAAATGGGGCTGGATGTTGGGAGCCCAAATAAGGAGTGGTCTGCAGTAGCCATTCCTctggaaattttctgtagtgcttaTCGTTTTCCCATTGTATCATGGGTCTGAGCATTTGGACGGCGGGTCCTTGACTCTGCCCCTCTCTGATTACACTAGGGATACCTGGGGTGCACTGAATTCAGTTTCATcgagtgaaagaaagaaatctctCTGCATTAATAACCAAGCTAACTGATGAACTGATGAGTCAGTTTCCTCAACTAACATCAATGAGAATAAAACTTCCAAGTAATGATTGGATGTTTGCGATGTGCTGGGATCCAGAAgacaatttctctttttcttcttgggaAGAATATCAAAATAAAGGCACAGAGAGTAATGGCACAAACACCCATCTACTCATGACCCAGACAACTGTTTTGTCAGTTACCTTGACCCTTCCAACTCCAAACAAATACAATTGATATTACAGCAAGACAGGAATTGGTTGTGATCCTGGATCACTAGACTAGGAATTTGGTCACATGTTCCCTTTAGGAAAGTATTCAATTAGGCAAGGGAGCGAGCACAGGGGTTGGAGAATGGGGCCATCTCTGTTGAAATCTAAAACAAAGATCCTAAACATTTTACTGAGCACCTTTTCCTGATGAACAATTTCTGGTCCCTTCTTTTCCTGATGAACAATTTCTGGTCCCTTCTTTGCCTGATGTCACGGAAGGGCATGTGGTTGTTTGGAGAAGGCTACGAAATGAGGGGATGGGACAGGCAGACCACAGCTACCAGCCCAGAGAGATACCTTACGAGGCTTTGGTGCAAGGGGTCGGCTGGATTTTCCTCTGGGAAGTTCCCCCAAGATTTTTGGGAATACTATTACTGTCCCTGCCCTCACATGTCCCAACCTGCTTGCCCCACCCCTAGCCACCTTTCCCTTTAGACTGGAGTCTTACGAATACTACACATGACTCGGTACAGGTCTTGGAGTTGGCGGGGATATGTGTGGGAGCATTCTGAACTTCAAGGAGAAACTTTGGACATTCCCTTTCCTCCAAGTTACCTGTTCTTCTACTTTACAGATAAGAACTGGCTCTGTGAATTAGCAGGCAGTTTTCATCCAGAGATCACTCCACTGATCAGGGGTACTCAAAGTGGCTCCCTCACCAGCAGTCACAGCATCTAGGGCACTCACTTCTAGCAAGGTGACACCAGCTTAGCCCCCAGGAATCCCAGGCAGCTGGCAAAGGACTGGTGGGTGCTGTGGTTCCATTTAGCCTAAGGAGCTCAGGCTGCATCCAGCTGCAAATCCTTTGTCTATCTGGCAAGGTGTCTTCTATCTGCCATCAGACTTGGGGCAATGCCAACTCCTCTTTCCATCTTAGGGACATGCTGTTGGCAGCCTGCCTCCAGGGCAGGGTCAAGGCACATACTGGCTGAGACAGCCATTGTCCTTGTCTCTCCCCTCCTGAGGGAACTCAAGGTGTTGGTTTGTCATTATTAATGTTTAGCAGTCATACTATTTACAAGCTGCTAAATTAGGCTGGAAAACAATAAGTGCTGGATAATAGAACTGCAGGCTACTGGTTTTTCCTGTACCCCACTTAAATTAAGTAGTTGCAAAAGATAATTGGAGACACGAAGGCTTAGACATAGAGTCAGCTTGTAATGTGGCAAGAGAGATTTGTTGTCTTTGTTACCAAAACACCTACAGGACCAGTCAAGGCTGGCCCCAAAAATAAGAGCATGCTGGCCCATAAAATAAGGAGACTCATTTTTACATCTGAGTACTGAGAGtcactgaatttcttttattCACAATTAAAGGTCAACTGGTAGGTAGGAGGTTTCAACATCTCATAGCCactgcttaatttttctttccctaTCTCCTTCTTttgcccttccttccttccttgctcccTCACcgtctgtctttcctttatttttgccaTGGGAGAGCCCAAATATCCTAGCCTAGTGGTTTTCCAAGTGGGGTCCCTGGACTATCAGTGTCAGTATCACCTGggcacttgttagaaatgcaaattctcaggccccatcccagactTAACTGTAACAGAAACTATATCGTTGGGACCCGGCAATTTGTTTTAACAAGCCTTCCAGGGGCTTCTAATGCTTACAGTTTGAGCCCCACTGCCCTAATGTATCATAGCATCATAATTCTGCACTCCAGGAATCGTGTGCATTTTGAACTTGGAAGTGGATGTCCTTGGCTGGATGAGGACCCCACCCCTAATACCTGCACAATTCAGTTTCCCCATACCAACTTTTCCACTCCCCACTATCCCTGATCTACTATCTTTGCTCCACGTTGTCTCCTTCTGAATGCAGCCACTATTCTGGCCTCATCACAAGCATTTGATAAAGATATTATCAAAAGAGCAAGCAGTCCTCAACTGGATCATTTCCAAACTTCTCCAAGATTTTGTGAACATGCTCAGTAGAGAAGATAGGTTTGAAGTCTGTAAAAGTCATAGGAGGAATCTCCCTGTGCAGAATTAAACTGGGGTACGTTTGTGCTAGGAGAAAAGGACTCTTCCcaggacattttaaattttgttttcatggGACAGACTCTGACCTGAAGACTATCTCGACCTAAATGTCGTGCAAAGATGATCTTCTACTAAGCAGACACTTTATTACTGTCCATTAGGACATAAGGTGATTAAAgcactttataatttaaaaaaattattaaatggaGTAGGAAGTAATGGTATCAGTTAATCTCAGGAGgttagctttttttaaaactgcCTAATAACTTCCTAAACATCAAGCATTTCCACGAAGCCAGCCAGAGTTAATTATAGGCTTCATGAGTAAGTGCTTCTGCAGAATTTTCAAAGGAATTGTCAGGATCCTTGTATAATATAGGGTTTAGATGTTCTGCACTGGAGCCTATATACGAGCCCTTTTATCTTTATGCACAAAGGTGTCCAGAAGAGAAGGCAAGGGGGAGTTAAACACCTTGGGGAGCCAGCCTGGCCCAATGATGAGGCAATGGAGAGCTGTGAACTCAGCTGCTGGCTTTCCCAGCCTGTTCTCCATTCACAGTGGCTCTCCCAAGAATGCTCCGGGCAGGTGAGATACTCACAGGCAGTAACATCCCAGCCCATACTCTTGGATATGCAACATTGCTACTGTTTCCCATGGAAGCTCTAAGAGCCTTTCTTGGAAGCCCTTTTATCACGGTCAAATGAAGCAGCTAAGCAACTTTCTGCCAAAGGAAGGAGGCGGGGTGCTATAGCGTGGGAGCCTGCAGGAAGCCGGGCAAAGGAAAACAGTGGACCGGAAACTAAGAGGCCAAGAGCTGGCCTCGCTCCGTCACAGCTGGAAGCATGTGTAAGCCCCTCTAACATCTTCTATTAAAATGCGGCAGCAGGATATCGGGGTCCCTTCCAGCTTAACATCTCTAATCATTTAAAAACTGCTTCTGCTCTCTAAGACAGACATTAATGACCTGTGCAGACATGtttaagaaatgaagagaaaagtggggggagagagaggggaacAAGGGAACAAACTCCGAGACAGGACCTTTGGGGGAGCCCTGGCAGGTGCAGGAGGCAGGAGGTTGTGTGCCTGGTTTGAGGTCTCACACGCAGAAGATCAAGCGCGCGTTCGTGTCCCGCTGTCCGGCCCTGGGCTCTGCAGAGCAGGTGGATGTTCAGTGACTATGGAAtgcgtcatgtcccatgtggtttCCTAACGTCATTGGGATTGCTGACCCCTTTGACAACTCGATGATGCTATGGATCCCATTTCCAGAAGTCAGGAGTGCACACATACAAAATTCTGCACGTAACCAAGAGTGGTTCACAGGTTCCAAATTAAGAGCCCTGAGGAACACGCGAAGAACACGAGGGTGGGTGATAGGTGTCCTAACAGAGGTAATAAGGGAAGTCTGTGGGAACCCAGGGAAGGGTGAGTAATTCCAGCTCCAAGGCTGGTGGAAGGCTTCCCTGGTGAGAAGTCACTGACAGCGTGGGGTAGGGTAGGGCGGGGAGTTTGACAGGCAGAACTGGAGTGGGGAAGCAGGCTCCACTTTggcttcttcatctataaaaatgatAACAGTCATCAATCTCCTTGGTGGTGGTGAGAAATAAATAAGGGCAAACGCAAAATAGCTGAACAGAGCAGGTACTCTCTGCTCCGGTTTTCCTCCCTGGTTCCAGGGCTGTGGGCAGCGTCACGCCCACTCCCTCACTTGCCAAACATCTGTCAAGCCAGTGAAGTGACTCCATGCAGGCCTTGTCCTAGCCTGTTGGGTCCCAAAGCACAAAGCAGATTCCTGCCTTCAGGAGGCTTTTAAAGCATGGCAGGTGGGGGCAGTCATGCAAACCAGCTTTCCCATCAGAAAGAGGCACTCCGTTTTACCTATGACTTACCAAAGGATGCCGACAGGGCCGAGGGAAACGCTTTCTCATGACTAGATTAGGGATGCCTTTGAGAAGCTGTCCCGATAGGCAGCCCTATATAACCTTGGAGAAGGCTGAGTGAGGACCAGGAAGGGATCCTCTCAATCTGTTACACAACTATCAGCTAATACTCAAGCCTTAGCATCAAACCCCTCAACTGCCTTACATTGCTTTCTATCCCATTCTAGACATGATGATTCCATGTTGCTAAAATCACCCAGGTGCTCCTGGTTACACACAATCCTCCCTGGCTTCTCTGGAGAGGCGCCCACAAGCAAGGTGCCTCTTCCTTGGGGAGGGACAGAGCCCTAGTTTCCTCCCCAACATCTTTATCAGACCCTCATTCCTTTCCATCTAAGGTTCTAGTTCAATATTAACTGAAAACCAAATATTGCAGGGCATGGGGAGTGAGTGAGGACACTCATTTGTCATGTATACCCTGCAGGACCAGCCTGATTTAGTAGGAATGGAGAATAAAGCTGAGCATCCTGAATAAGCGGCTGCAAAGGTGCTTCTCTCCAGGCCCACAGGGGGTGCAGGACAGTGGCAACACTCTCCTGGCTCCAGGAGAGGCACTGTCCCCAGTTCTCTGAAGGGCTCTGAGGTAAGGATGCTGCTGTTCCCAAGTCAGTCCCAGCCTCACTCCTAGGCTCCAGGTCCCCCCTTTGGAGTTTATTATCAGACCATGGCCATGTGTCCAGCCCTCAACCTCTCCCTTTCAGGGCTGGCTCTCCCATCAAGGACAGTTACAAGGCAAGGGACTGTCACTTCTCCCCCACTGGTATGACCTCAGCAGGTGACAGGCCCTAAACCAGGATGCCTCATGCCAGGCCGAGGTGGGGGTGGAAACAAAGAACTCTACTTTCAAATCTACTGTGTGTGGGGTTTCagaggaagctggaagagaaaataaCCACCTGTTAGAATATGTCCAGTGCGATTTTAAACACAGGACCTCAGAATGCTCTACAGATAGTAGATGTGGACCAGCGGTAACTTCTGGGATAGAACATCGATGACTTAAGTCTTCAGGGCTGCTAAATTAAGGTATACTTTAACAATTTAACCCTAAGCCAGCAACGACACTTGGCCAGCCACATTTCAATGGATGGTATTAAATTTTACTTGCCAGATTATGACCCAAAGGTCTAATGAACTGATAAATTAGTTTAACCACTTGAATAAACTTCAGAAGCCACCAGATAAATACCAGTTTTAATGTGTACATAAGCAGCTGCTGTTAAATATAAGAGTATTTATCGTaatgcaaatttatttctgaGACAAAAGTTTTTCTTCCCACTCTCTCCCAACCCTCGTGAACGCTCAATGTAAGCACTTACTATAGGTGTGAGGGGTCAAACAAAATGATCAAAGAATGGTGGTATATCAGTCTTTTAGCTGCCTGTAATtagagctgaaagaaaaacaaagctaaGTATGAATGCCACCGGCATCTCTGTACAGACCCATATATTTTGGTTATTTAATTCATCTTGTAAACAAATACATTGTAAAACCAAAACCCTATGTGATACGAATTCATATTGCCACATTTATAAGGCTAGCCAAGGACATGTGCAGTTCCTAAGGGAGTTCCAGGAATCCAAACTGTTTCCTTTCAGTCGTATTATTCAAACAGGAATGGTGGAGGCTaagctagaaagaaagaaattacaggCAGATTTGTGGGTCTGTGGGCTCCAAGTCCAGGACATATACTATACATGAAATCCTGTGTCTTGCCAACTCTGGCCAAAGTGTATCTGATTCATTATTGCTGTTACCAGTGGGctgatttctgttccatgttagATGCTTAAAGCATGGAAGAGCAGAGCCACATAAGCCAGAGATGCCTGGAGAATAGCAAGTGCTTGAGGAGGCCCAGTTTCTTCTAGATCCTACACTACCAATAACAAAAAACAGAGCCACAGTTGCTAAATTCTTCAATTCTCAATTGCTTGGCTTCCCCACCTGTAAAAGGGAGGGTCTGGACTATATTAATTCATTTGAACAATACTTACTGAGCACCCACTATATGAAAGGCATTGTGCTGGGCATGGTCTTTAACTAGGAGAAACTATGGAGAATAGAAAAGGCTAAAAAAGTGTTTGGAGAGGACACAGATAATAGAAAATTAGGACATACCATGCCAGTGCTTTCCTAGCACATAAAAGTGGTTAACATTTGTGTGGCATGTGGGAAAGATCCCTTGGCGTGGTGATATACCAGGAGCTCCATGTGCTTCAGGCCCTATCCAGCTGCCCCGAGAACTGGGGAGATCTCTGTGGAGGCACAGCAGTCACACACAGGACACACTAATGAGCCAGGGGAAGCGTTGGCTAGACATCCAAAGGAGTGTCCCTTGTCTCAAGCCAGACTAACCATTCTCTTTAGAAGCTGAGTTTATGGGAACTCAGGGAGGAAGAATTCTGACTGATAAACTTCCTTGCAACCAGAGTTTAAGGGACACTGCTTTGGAAGGTGCCATCCCAGTGCCAATGAACCAGGTGATCAAGGATCTACCATCCCAGTGACTATGATGGGAGCAGGGGGTGAGAATGACGAGgggaagggacagaaggaatggCAAAGGGCAAAGCTCACAGACGTTAAGACAATACTTACCTGAGATGTGAAACTAGAAAATGTTCATGATGTCATCCACTTGGCGCCTGGGTTCCTTGgagatttgaaggaaaaaagtcataaGCTGGCAACCTACTGCCATATGGAACCAAAGATGTGGAAAATGGATTCTTTTGGCAAATACTGTTTGAGAATTGGGCAAGTAAGACCCAgtctgtcctcaaggagctcacagtcttGTGGACTTGTAGCAAATTGGTGGTAAACAAGGAAGAAATGCAATTTGTTTCTCTATGGTGCTATTCTAGGTGGGAAATGGATGTGGCCATGCTAATTTACTAGACATTCTTTCAAAATGATACTGAGTTATATCTTCCTCCAGATAGggcaaagaaaagcaaacaactcGGGAACTCAATTCAGGAACACTAAAGTGACTTGGTGAGGCAGAGCTTGTATTTGACAAAAGGGTTAAATGACCTGAATTAAGAAAGAGAAGATTTAGAAAATCTCTAGAGAAATCTGAAATGGTCATGTACAGTAAGTTCATTCCCTAAGAGTGTTCTTTTTTCCcggtaaagaaaaagaaaactgagtagTGTGCTGACCAAATATCATCAGACAGGAAGAAATGCAATGCTAGTCCAAGACGGAGCAGCAAGAACAATATAACTCCATTTGCCagataaaataggaaatatctgCAGCTGGATTACCCCTTTGTGAGTTACAAAAGGTCAGTCTACTTATCACAAAATCTAATTTCTTAACTTCAACTGAATCCCATTGCCCAAATTCAGCCATCCCTTTACTgattcataaaatattatttcacagaAAAGCAAA
This genomic stretch from Tamandua tetradactyla isolate mTamTet1 chromosome 12, mTamTet1.pri, whole genome shotgun sequence harbors:
- the LOC143651642 gene encoding uncharacterized protein LOC143651642 is translated as MCNICGKLFRRNSYLIQRERIHLQEKPYKCHECGKAFGHSSNLIQHQRIHTEEKPYECSECGKTFRRSSHLIQHQITHTGEMPYICNECGKAFGRNSSLIRHQRIHTREKPYESSECGKAFSQSSNLIEHQRVHTRERPYECTDCGKTYSRKSHLIEHQRVHTGETPYNCNECGKSFSRSSLLIKHYRIHTGERPYECIECGKAFSQNSHLIQHQKTHSGVKPY